CCCATTCTGATTGAAGGCGAATCGGGTGTGGGCAAGGAAATGATCGCCCGCGCCATTCAGGGCGAAAGCGATCGTGCCGGCAAACCCTTCGTCGCAGTCAATTGCGGCGCCATCCCGCAGAACCTCGTTGAGTCGATTCTCTTCGGCCACGAAAAAGGTTCGTTCACCGGCGCCACCGGCAAGCATCTCGGCAAATTTGCCGAAGCCGATGGCGGCACATTGTTCCTCGATGAAGTGGCCGAACTGCCGCTCGATATCCAAGTGAAGCTGTTGCGCGCCATCCAGGAAGGCGAGATTGACGCTGTGGGCTCACGCAAGCCCACCAAGGTCAATATCCGCCTGATCTCGGCCACCAACAAGAACATGATTGAAATGGTCAAGGCCGGCCAGTTCCGCGAAGACCTCTATTATCGCCTGAACGTCTATCCGGTGATGGTGCCTGCTTTGCGCGACCGCAAGGATGATATTCCGGCTCTGGTCAATCACTTCATCACCAAGCTTTCGGCTGAAGAAGGCCGCAAGGTGCATGGTATCACGTCGCAGGCTTTGGCCATGCTGCAGCTCTATGCCTGGCCGGGCAATGTGCGCCAGATTGAGAACACCATCTTCCGCGCCATCGTGCTGTGCGAAACCGAAGTGCTCGACGTGGCGGATTTCCCCCAGATCGCTGCTTTGGTCGAAGGTTATGAAGTCAAGATTCCGGCAGCCCCTGCCGCCGTCAAGAAACCCGAACTCGTCCGCCCGGCAAATGGCCAGGTCAGCGACGGCAATGCCATCGGCGTTTCGATTGTGACCGAAGGTGGCCATATCCGTACGCTGGAAGAAGTTGAAGCCGACATGATCAAGCTGGCCATGCACCGCTACCGCGGCCAGATGTCGGAAGTGGCACGCAAACTGGGCATCGGCCGTTCGACGCTGTACCGCAAGATGCGGGATTTGGGTCTGGAAGAAGCTGCAAGCGTCTAATTCTGTGGTATTCCAGCACGAATCGCATTTTCATTGAATCGCCACAAAGCCCTTTATAAGACAGGCTCAATCTTTTTTTGTGATCGGTGCGGATAGAATGTCAAAGCAAGCTGCGAAGCTTTTGTTCGGGTTGTCAGTTTTGGCCTTGTTGGCATCGCCCGCCAGCGCCGAGCAGCGCAAGGCAAACTTCTTTGATTTGCTTTTTGGTCAAAATCCAAATCGTCAACGCGCCAATAACAACAATGATGGTGGCGACCGTCCGTGGTGGCAGAACGATGGCAGCAACAGCTTCGATCAGGGCACCCCTAAGAAGCGAGCACAAGTCGTTATTCCAAAGGATGCGGGTTCAGGGCCCGATGAACAGGTTTCGGGCCTCGGCATGGGCACTGTTACCTATGCACCGCCGCCCATTCTGGCGGTGTTTGACCCAACTTTCGCTACGCTGACGACCACCACGCCTGAAGCAGGCACTATCCGTGATCTGCTGGCCAACAAGGCCACTCCAATCAAGGCCCAGGACGCTGAGAAGAAGGCCATTCTGGCCTACTATAAAACCTCAGAATTCAAACCCGTCTGGGTGCAGGGCGGTCATGTCACCGAAAAAGGCCTGAAGGTCTTGAAGCTTCTGGCCCGCGCTCAGGAAGAGGGCATGGTGGCCAAGAATTACATCCCTGAAGTCCTGACCGATCTGGACAATATGGATGCCTCGGTAGCTGATGATCCGGCCAAGCAGGCGCGCCTTGAAGTGGGCATCACGCTGGCTGCACTTCATTACGCCCGCCAGCTGTCGGGTGGCCAGTTCGAGCCCAACCGCCTTTCGCTTTATAATGACATCAAGCCTACCCCGGTCGATGCTGACGAAGCCATCCGTGGCATGACAACGGGCGTGGATCCGGTGGCCTATCTCGAAGATCAGGCTCCGCCGCAACCGCAGTACAAAGTGTTCAAGGACGAGTTGGCCAAGCTGTCCGCCAATACGACAGTCGATTTTGATCCCATCAAGGCTGGCCCCACGGTCAAGTCTGGCAAGAGCGATCCTCGCATGAGTGCGCTCCGCGCCCGCTTAATCCAGCTCAACTTCCTTCCGGAAAACTCCATCATCGAACATCCGGATCTGCTGGACCAAGACATGGCCATCGGCCTGATGGCCTTCCAGACCTCTAGCAAGCTGAAACCCACCGGCAATCTGGATGCAAATACGATCAAGGCGCTGAACCGCGACGACACCAAAACCAAACGCCAGCGCTTGATTGCCAGCATGGAACGGTTGCGCTGGCTGCCGCGCGACATGGGGATCAAATATGTCTTCGTGAACCAGCCGGCTTACGAAGCCACCGTCATGGCCAATGACGGCCCGCTGTGGAAAACCAAAGTCATCATCGGCCAGCCGACCAAGCAGACCTATTCGTTCTACAACCAGATTCAGACCGTGGTGTTCAATCCGAAATGGGGCGTACCCGCTTCCATCATCGTGAATGAATATGCACCGAAGATGCGTAAAGACCCGGGCTACCTCGACCGTAACGGCTTCGTCGTGGTCGATCAGCGCGGCCGCCAGATCGATACCCAGTCGGTTGATTGGTACAATGTGGGCAAAAACCCGAATTTCGGCCTGCAGCAATTGGCCGGTGACGGGAATGCGCTGGGCGAGCTGAAATTCCTCTTCCCCAATGCGCATGACATCTACATGCATGACACGCCGACCAAGAATCTGTTCAACAGCCAGGTCCGCGCCTTCAGCCACGGCTGCGTGCGCACCCAGAACCCGCGTGAGTATGCCTCGATCCTGCTCGGCTGGGACAAGGACAAGGTGGCCGAGAACCTGGCTGACGGCCAGACCAAGTCGGTGGCCCTCACTGACAAGGTTCCAGTGTATATGACCTATTTCACCGCTTGGACCGACGGCAACGGTGCCATCCAGTATTATGATGATGTTTATGGGCGCGATGAAGCGATGGCCAAGGCTTTCGCCTATGCCCCTGCTGTCAAGGCACCCGCGGTGCCTGCCAATGTGGCTCAAACCACGTCCGGCACTGTCACCCAGAACTGAAACCGTCAAAAGGTTCAAAAACCCGCAAATTATGTCTAAACCGTCGCCGTTTTCCGGCCTTCGGTCAGTGACTTAGCTGGGTGCTGCATCGCAATAACAGCGATGAAGCCATTCATTACATTGCAGAAATCCAGTTTCGCTTAAGGTGCCGTTAAACATGTTCCGGCAAGGTCCATTAAGCATGAGTTTGCCTCAAGGTGGCCTCATTCTTGTTCGATGTGCGGTTTGGGTATAAGGTTAAGACCGGTTTCACCCAACCCTAGACCAGTAAAGGAAGGGCGAAAGTCCTTGTGTGAGTTGAGTATGGGTAAAGCAGTGGTCGTGTCAGGACAACATCGAACCTTGTCTAAAAATTTGAGAAAATTGCTCGTCGCTTTTGCGGCGTCTGGTCTTTTAGCATTGGGCGGTCTTGCCCCCGTGGTTGCGGGTGGCGAAAACCGCACGATTTCCTTGTCGCATATCCACACCGGTGAAACCCTCACCGTGACCTATATGAAGGATGGCCGCCTGGTTCCTTCGGCCATGAAGCAGATCAATTACCTGCTGCGCGACTGGCGCAAGAACGAAGTCATCACCATTGATCCGGAAACCATCAACCTGATCTGGGAGCTTCACGAAGATTTGGGCTCGCATGAGCCGATCCGTATCGTCTGCGGCTATCGTTCTGCCAAGACCAACGCCCTGTTGCACCGCATCGGCCGCCACGTGGCCAAGGAAAGCCAGCACATCCGCGGCAAGGCCATCGATTTCTATTTCCCTGACGTGCCCACCATCAAGATCCGCAACGTGGCCCTGGTGCGCCAGGTGGGCGGTGTTGGCTATTACCGCTCTGCCGGTGGACCGACGGGCTTCCTGCATGCAGACTCTGGCCGCGTGCGCCATTGGGGCCCCGGCATTTCGTCTTCGCAAATGGCCCAGATTTTCCGTGACGGACAGAAATATGTGGGTAAACGCCTGCGTCTGAATGCCGGCAACGATACGCTTGTGGCGTCGAATGATGCAGGCACCACGAGCACCGGCAAGCGTCCTGCGGGCTTCTTCAGCAAGATGCTGGGCCTGCAGACCGATGACGATGCGGCACCTGCACAAACCGCTGCCGCTGCCACCAATGCGCCAGTCGCCAATGACGCGGCTGCCAACGGCATCTATGATGGCGGCCAGGACGATATTGCCGATCTGTCGGAAGATGCAGCAACGCCGCCTCCTTCCAAGAAGCGTGCCGCCAAGGCTGGCACTGCCATTCCCGAAGCGCAGATGGCCTCTTTAGGCGATCTGAGCCAGGATGCAGCCGCAACACCCAAAGCCAAGCCTGCGGCTGAAGTCGCTGACGCGGCACCAGACGTGAAAACCGGCCCCACCATTCCGAAGCCGCGTGAACGCCCCGATGCCATCCTGCTGGCCGCAGCGGCCAACATGAACACGGCACCGAAGGTATTCCTGGTTAACGCGGCATCCGCCCCGGCCCCCAGCCAGTCTGGCTATGACATTCCTTCGCCTCTGGCCAATGACGCGCTGAGCGCCAAGATGCTGGCGGTCAGCTCTGATGATCCAAGCCAGGCCAAGCCAAAATCCAAGCTCGGCTTCAAGAGCGGCGGAAACGCCAAGGCGGTAACCATCAAGCCGATGATTGCGAGCGCCGCTGACAGCGACATCAACTGGTGGCCGCAACTCATGCTGCGCGGCGACGCACAGATCCGCCGTGACGGCCAGCCGCCGATCATTGGCGCACAGCCGCAGGATTCAATGCCGGTTGCTGCCACCCTCGATCCAATCGGCGGCTTCGGCAGCCAGGCCTTTGCCGCTGACCTGAGCGACACCCAGCGCAGCGCCGAAGGCAAGGGCGACATCCAAGCCGTCAACGAAGAAGACAAGGGCGATATGTAATCGCTGCCAAAGCAAAGACCATCATGCCCGCGAAAGCGGGCATTTTCTTTTGGAGCTAGATATTCGGCCGGTCGCGCTCGATCTGCTTCAGCATGGCGGCCACTGCATCCAGATGCGGGTTGATCTGAAGCGCCTCTTCAAAGGCGGCCTTGGCCTCATCATGCTTCTTCTGCGCCTGCAGGATCAACCCCTTGCCGATCAAGGCGCCAAAATTGCGTGGCTCCAACGCCAGCGCGTGATCAGCATCAATCAGCGCCGCATCATAGCGCTTGATCAGGTAATACAGCGCCGCGCGGCGGTTCCACGCTTCGGCATATTTCGGATAGGTTTCCAGCGCCTGGCTTAGCATCTGTTCAGCCGGATCATAATCGCCTGCTGAAATGGCCGCCGAAGATTGCCGCAGCAGGACCTCTGCAGTGGGTGAATCGTTGCGCACCCAAATCTGCCAGATTTCATCCTCGGTCTTGGAAACATCGGCATTGGCCGGCGCCGTATGGAGCTTGCCCAGCAGGGCATCCAGCTGGCGCTGCCTGGTCACTTCCGGCTTTTCCGGCGCGGCATTGAGGGTGGTGGAAGCCGAGGCTTGGGCGTCAACGTCTTCGGCGCGCGCAGTGGACGTCAGCACCAGCATCAAACAAAAAGCGGTAAGCAATCGCATGGCGCAAGTATAGCGCAGCGTTCAAACAAAACAAACCGCGCCGGGCATTTCGGCCCAGCGCGGTTTAAAATTCCAGACGGAAGAATTAGCCCTGGCGTGCCTTGAAACGCGGGTTGGTCTTGTTGATGATGTAAACCCGGCCCTTGCGGCGGATCAGCTTGTTGTCACGGTGGCGCTTGGCCAGCGATTTCAGCGAGTTGCGGACTTTCATGATCTATCCATAAAATATGGGGCCAAAGGGCCCCTTGAGAGGGTTTCCGCTTAGGCGAAGGCTTTTCGGCTGTCAACCTTTCATATAAGAGGCCGCCAATGTTGGAAAACCCGCAATTCTGGATCGGCATAGCAGGGCTGGTCATCGGCCTGGGCCTGGTCGTCACCATGTACCGGCTGGAAAAACGCCCACGCACGGATTTCAGGCCCAGGCGCTTCCCGACCACCTTGTTTCTGCTGATCGGTATGCTGATCGCCTTGGGTGCCGCCGTTCACCTGCTCACAGTGGTTTTCGGCTTCACAATCCCTCAACGCGCGCCATAAGTCTCGCGCAACGCCTTCTTCTGCACCTTGCCCATGGCATTGCGCGGCAACTCATCCACGAAATGCAAGGTCTTCGGCACTTTGAATGCGGCAAGCGTTTCGCGCAGCTTGGCGATGATCGCGGCCGCATCAAGCGTCACGCCCTTTTCCGGCACGATCACTGCGGTCACCGCCTCGCCGAAATCCGGATGCGGCAGGCCGATCACCGCACTCTCCACCACGCCGGGCAGTTGATCGATCTTCTCTTCAATTTCCTTCGGATAAACATTGAAGCCCCCGGTAATGATCAGATCACTGCCCCGGCCCGAAATCACCACATAGCCATCTTCATCAAACGCGCCGAGATCACCGGTGATGAAATAGCCATCGTCGGTGAACGAGGCCTTTGTCTTCGCCTCATTGCGCCAGTAACCGCTGGTCACATTGGGCCCCTTCACTTCAATCATCCCATCACGGATACGCAGATCAACACCCGGCAGCGGCTTGCCCACCGTGCCAGGCTTGCGCGCGCCGTCATAAGGGTTCGATGTGTTCATATTGGTTTCGGTCATGCCATAGCGTTCGAGAATGGCTTGGCCCGTGCGCGCCTCAAATGCGCGGTGCGTTTCCGCCAGCAAAGGCGCAGAGCCCGAAATGAACAACCGCATCGAAGCACAAAGCTCACGGGTGAAATCCTCACGCTGCAACAGGCGTGTGTAGAAAGTCGGCACACCCATCAGCGCAGTGGCCTTGGGGATCAGCCCGATCACATCGCTTGCATCAAACTTCTCACGAAAGAACATCTGCCCACCAGACAGGAAAATCGTGTTGGTAGCCACGAACAGACCATGTGTATGATAAACCGGCAACGCATGGATCAACTTGTCCTGCGACGTGAAACGCCACGCCGATACCAAAGCCTCAGCATTGGACACCAGATTGCCTTGCGACAGCATGGCACCCTTGGATTTGCCGGTCGTGCCTGATGTGTAGAGAATGGCGCAAATGGTGCTGGCATCAGTCACCGCATCGTCAAACTCACCGCCCTGTGCCAGTTCCATCAACTGCGCCTGGCTGTTGATGAACAAGGCAGGCTCAGCATCGCTCAGGAAATACGCAATCTCGCTTTGCGTATAAGCCGTGTTCAATGGCAGGAAGATAAGCCCGGC
This Aestuariivirga litoralis DNA region includes the following protein-coding sequences:
- a CDS encoding AMP-binding protein → MTFSRVAAARDPDALFIRGDDGRDFTYGEFWALAGRLAAGLVAVGAKPGDRIAVQVEKSVEAVALFYACARAGLIFLPLNTAYTQSEIAYFLSDAEPALFINSQAQLMELAQGGEFDDAVTDASTICAILYTSGTTGKSKGAMLSQGNLVSNAEALVSAWRFTSQDKLIHALPVYHTHGLFVATNTIFLSGGQMFFREKFDASDVIGLIPKATALMGVPTFYTRLLQREDFTRELCASMRLFISGSAPLLAETHRAFEARTGQAILERYGMTETNMNTSNPYDGARKPGTVGKPLPGVDLRIRDGMIEVKGPNVTSGYWRNEAKTKASFTDDGYFITGDLGAFDEDGYVVISGRGSDLIITGGFNVYPKEIEEKIDQLPGVVESAVIGLPHPDFGEAVTAVIVPEKGVTLDAAAIIAKLRETLAAFKVPKTLHFVDELPRNAMGKVQKKALRETYGAR
- a CDS encoding tetratricopeptide repeat protein, translating into MRLLTAFCLMLVLTSTARAEDVDAQASASTTLNAAPEKPEVTRQRQLDALLGKLHTAPANADVSKTEDEIWQIWVRNDSPTAEVLLRQSSAAISAGDYDPAEQMLSQALETYPKYAEAWNRRAALYYLIKRYDAALIDADHALALEPRNFGALIGKGLILQAQKKHDEAKAAFEEALQINPHLDAVAAMLKQIERDRPNI
- a CDS encoding DUF882 domain-containing protein; translation: MSKNLRKLLVAFAASGLLALGGLAPVVAGGENRTISLSHIHTGETLTVTYMKDGRLVPSAMKQINYLLRDWRKNEVITIDPETINLIWELHEDLGSHEPIRIVCGYRSAKTNALLHRIGRHVAKESQHIRGKAIDFYFPDVPTIKIRNVALVRQVGGVGYYRSAGGPTGFLHADSGRVRHWGPGISSSQMAQIFRDGQKYVGKRLRLNAGNDTLVASNDAGTTSTGKRPAGFFSKMLGLQTDDDAAPAQTAAAATNAPVANDAAANGIYDGGQDDIADLSEDAATPPPSKKRAAKAGTAIPEAQMASLGDLSQDAAATPKAKPAAEVADAAPDVKTGPTIPKPRERPDAILLAAAANMNTAPKVFLVNAASAPAPSQSGYDIPSPLANDALSAKMLAVSSDDPSQAKPKSKLGFKSGGNAKAVTIKPMIASAADSDINWWPQLMLRGDAQIRRDGQPPIIGAQPQDSMPVAATLDPIGGFGSQAFAADLSDTQRSAEGKGDIQAVNEEDKGDM
- a CDS encoding L,D-transpeptidase family protein translates to MSKQAAKLLFGLSVLALLASPASAEQRKANFFDLLFGQNPNRQRANNNNDGGDRPWWQNDGSNSFDQGTPKKRAQVVIPKDAGSGPDEQVSGLGMGTVTYAPPPILAVFDPTFATLTTTTPEAGTIRDLLANKATPIKAQDAEKKAILAYYKTSEFKPVWVQGGHVTEKGLKVLKLLARAQEEGMVAKNYIPEVLTDLDNMDASVADDPAKQARLEVGITLAALHYARQLSGGQFEPNRLSLYNDIKPTPVDADEAIRGMTTGVDPVAYLEDQAPPQPQYKVFKDELAKLSANTTVDFDPIKAGPTVKSGKSDPRMSALRARLIQLNFLPENSIIEHPDLLDQDMAIGLMAFQTSSKLKPTGNLDANTIKALNRDDTKTKRQRLIASMERLRWLPRDMGIKYVFVNQPAYEATVMANDGPLWKTKVIIGQPTKQTYSFYNQIQTVVFNPKWGVPASIIVNEYAPKMRKDPGYLDRNGFVVVDQRGRQIDTQSVDWYNVGKNPNFGLQQLAGDGNALGELKFLFPNAHDIYMHDTPTKNLFNSQVRAFSHGCVRTQNPREYASILLGWDKDKVAENLADGQTKSVALTDKVPVYMTYFTAWTDGNGAIQYYDDVYGRDEAMAKAFAYAPAVKAPAVPANVAQTTSGTVTQN
- a CDS encoding sigma-54-dependent transcriptional regulator; amino-acid sequence: MSNRVLIVEDEPAQRRILEEMIKRFGFEVVSADNGHKALEALSGSLGSSINLIILDLVMPGMDGLEFLEKLEAVRGDLPVIVQTSQGSIETVIKAMRAGADDFVVKPVAPERLRVSIQNLLKVNALTEEVKRLNKKVSGALTFDDLVASSPAMNNVLRLGRRGAQSNIPILIEGESGVGKEMIARAIQGESDRAGKPFVAVNCGAIPQNLVESILFGHEKGSFTGATGKHLGKFAEADGGTLFLDEVAELPLDIQVKLLRAIQEGEIDAVGSRKPTKVNIRLISATNKNMIEMVKAGQFREDLYYRLNVYPVMVPALRDRKDDIPALVNHFITKLSAEEGRKVHGITSQALAMLQLYAWPGNVRQIENTIFRAIVLCETEVLDVADFPQIAALVEGYEVKIPAAPAAVKKPELVRPANGQVSDGNAIGVSIVTEGGHIRTLEEVEADMIKLAMHRYRGQMSEVARKLGIGRSTLYRKMRDLGLEEAASV
- the ykgO gene encoding type B 50S ribosomal protein L36 produces the protein MKVRNSLKSLAKRHRDNKLIRRKGRVYIINKTNPRFKARQG